TTAATTGTTTTCACAACCTAAGCTAGGAATTAAGAAGATTGAAAAACACTTGATCCTATTTTCATCTTTCATGCATGTTGTATTTATAGGAAACAACAGAAGGCTTCCTAATTATATATTCCTTTCCCTAGAGTTTATTTTTACATTGTTTGTGTTGGATtaggatttttcttttcttttaaggaTTATTCCTATTCCAATTCCTTAAAGACTACGGACTGCATTAATCACTCATTATGCACGATTTCATCTCATTTTAATTAGCTTAGAGCTGGTCTACTGAGACCTTGAATAAAACAAACTTACAAAGTCGAAGTAAAAGGAATTGATTCAGTTTTCAAtcaaaaacaagaaagaatgaagTTACTGCAGATGCAATTATCTACCTCTTTAGTCTATAACTAACTCGGCCCAAATAACAAACTGACGTTAAGATCTACTTATGATTATTAATGAGTACAAAGTAATAAATATTACAATTACATATCGTATACTCCGTATCTAATAGGAATAACTCTAGGAGACTTCAATTTTGGGAACCTACAAGTGGCCTCGGGGTAGAGCCGCCTGAGAACAAATTCTCAAACAATTTGGAGGCCATTGGTGGAAGATTTACAGGCTGATGAGGAGCCATGAAATTGACAATCTTTTCATGAATATTATACCTGCAAGAGCCAAAACCAAACTTAATAATCCAGGAAATCTAAATGCAGCCTTGCACGATATAATCGTTAATCAATTACCGGATTTTACGACTCTTTGAAGCACGGCGATCAACAATTTTTCGTTTCTTCGTTTGCAGTCTCTTCAGAGCATAGAATGCCGTCTCTGTAGTTTATAAATAATTGGTTAGTTTTAGATGTTCGTTTTCAACAACACCACATCCAGTTAGACTTAGATGTTCTTTTTCCAGGAAGTAAAAAAGCCTAGGTATGCATTCTCAGCCAAAAGCAAGAACTATAGTCATATGAATACATCTTTTGAACACATTATCTGAGAAAAGCTCATCTATAGCAGTAATCTTTAGAAACTTATTCATACTACATGCACCAACAACGATAGATTTGGTATTCGTGTAAAAGCAGGGATCTTTCTGAAAATGATTGATAAAGAATTCATGTCGATGAAAGCAGGCAACATAATAACCTAAAGAAACCATATCTCATTGAACGATACGGTTAGCTAATATATGACAGTCAAAACCATAGGAGAAAGGCGAAAACACATTGAACATGATGTTGCAGGTATACACATCAAAGGTAGAGGATAACCACATTTTCTTAATACCATAAATCACCATAGAAAGGTTCGCAAAGTGGTACTTTTGAAACATAACCAGCTTATTTTGAGGGCGGGAGGGGGAGGGGTTGGTTGAAGCATCTTACCGGATGATGCAGGATCTATTGCCTCAAAAAACTCCTTCAGCAAGTGCTGATAGAATTCAGAGTCATCCAGAAGTTCCGGATCACCATCCATGTTTGTACCCTGATCCAAGGATAATGAGTTGTGCTTTTTTCTCTGAGGCAACATAATTCATGGAAGAGCATTCTCAAACCAAAACTAATGCATTTTGTACATAAGGAGAATGACATTTCCACTGTTGTACTAATTGCATAAACCTGACAAAGCTACTGGCATGACTAGATTCTTCTAGGCAGCACACTCAACAAGGAGATTTACTGATCTACTCTTATATCAATTCGACTTGAACAGCAAAACTATTCGGGCCAAAAATTGACAAAGTGCATAAATAAAATACTAATACCTCTCCATTGCCAGAAGCATCTGGAACCTGCACAGAAGCATACACATAAATCAATACTAacgaaaactaaaaaaaaaaaaagttatcatGAACATTAAGAGACATAGCCAGTCTCAAATCAACTCATGAAGTAGGACTTACAGTTCCAAATAGTGCAACTGCCGATCTACTTTGCTGCATGCCTTTTATCATTTTGCTAGGATCCCTCATATAACCAGCTACTTGTTGACTAATATCCTGTACAATATCAGATAATTAATTGTAGCCATTGACCGTTGCAGTATGTAGCATCTTTCAAAGTCCCAGAAATAAACCTGATTAAATGCTTGCAATTTGCCTTTGATGGCGGCAGCACCAGAGGTCACCTGGGTCTTTCTCTGCCATTTATCTATTGATTTGTCCCTAAAAGCAGCCATCCTATGACACAAAAGAATTACCAACATCAATCTCCAATAACAGACCAATATATTTAGCAAAGGGAAAAAGGGCAAAACAAACTGGCTGCATGAGAATGCGATGCCAGGGAAAGGGCAGAGTAATAGCTGTTTTGGAAACTAACTGAAACTAACTTTTGGAGTTACGCAATTACTCGTAGCTATGCAAAAAAAATTCCTAACTACTACAGATGTATATAAAATCTGACTCCAGAACAACACTAATAATATGGTGCAGAACCTAATTCTTCGCAGGAGAAGCAGAGGATTTAACCTAACAGATTAGAAGAATGTAATATATTATGAGAAACAATCACTAGAAAAAAAGCAATCAAAAAGGTCATGTACAACTTTCCAGGGCATAAGAACCCAAGTTTACACGCCCTCCAGATTAGACAATTAAAATTAACAATACTAACATGGATTAACAATCTTGATGATGTTAGGATCAAGGTTTTTCCCCTCCTTTTTCATTTGATTTCCAGTTGCGTTTAGCTCAACAATCAAATGGTAAAAGCAAATTAATTATCTCAATTAGCTGTCATTAATCCAAAAGAAAACTTATACTTGCTCTATCCTGATTTGTATGACACTCGTCACAAAATATTTGACACCAATTACATTTCTATACGACTTTCAGAACTTTCAAGAATTCCAAGTTCCAAGTCTTAAAAGTGTGGTATGATGTTTTTCTCTGCCAgctaaccattttttttttttgagaagaaaAAAACTCATCATTTAGAATTGATGAGGTGGGAACTTACAACCCGCAATGGGCGGATGATATCTTCAAAAAAAACTAGAAACCTTTACAATTGCCCTATGAAATCAACTAAAGCTTCTACTACCCCCAACATATCTTGCTTACACCAAAAATAAAGTAGGCTAAGACATTTcatcttagagcctgtttggatgggcttactttaagcagcttataagctaaaaaaaaaataagttggggtagcctaacttattttttttggcttataagttgttttcaacttataagctgctttagataagctaagtcaaacgggcccaattatttttttgaacttattttaagcacaaaatgactttaagctggtcagccaaacaatcaaaaaagctgaaaacagcttataagcaacttataagccaatccaaacgggctcttagtcttCTGCATGCTACTGTTCTTCCCGACAAAACATCTTGCATTTCTTTCTTTCCATAATGTCCACCGATGCATGCTGAGACAATCTTCCACCAATCCTCATCGGCCGCTCTTCTGCCAGCTAGCTTCTCAACCATTGCTTTAATATGCTTTGCACAATGACTAATATTGTATTAATAAGTCAAAGCAATACCCTAAACTTTTCATAGACTGTCATATAAAATAGGACTGAGGGAATATAAGGTTAAACGAGAACTTACATACACATTGTTCTTGTGTCAGACAGACAGTCCCATATATGGAATATTATGATACATATTTGGGAACAGTGGAAAAAGCCAAGAATAAGATAACTTATGTTTCTGTTAGAAATTTAAGATAACTGTAACACAAAATTCTTATCTTGCTCTAGGGAACTACACATTGAGACATGTCATACAGATAGACAAAGGCATGCATGGAGTAGACACATCAGACCTGGGAAGAGATAAataagacaacaacaacaacaacccagtggaatcccacaacgtggggtctggggagggtagagtgtacgcagaccttactcctaccaaggtaggacggctgtttccgaaaaaccctcggctcaatagaaagcataaaaagaggtcagataaggccaagaaattcaaagcgatatggaaatgaaaataacgaaaacGATTAAGCCATGATGAAGCAATTTGCAAAGGGACAGTAGCTATcacaaataaaataagataatcaaagcacagaaaataacagatagtagcagaaatcaaagcacaagaacttATATCACGATAGTGCGACtactaatatgaaaggataaacggtactatctactagccttttaccctaatctgagtcctccataccctcctatctaaggtcatgtcctcgataagctgtaactgcgttatgtcctgtctaatcacctctccccaatacttcttcagcctacccctacctcttttgaaaccatccatggccaacctctcacacctctgcactggggcatctgtgtctctcctcttcacatgtccaaaccatctcagtctcgcttcctgCATTCTTCCACCGAGGCccctcccaccttgtcccggatagcctcattcctaatcttgtcactcctagtgtgcccacacatccatctcaacattctcatctcggcaataAATCGACAAAAAAATTGGTTTTCCATTATTCATAGGCAGTGGAAACTTGAAAGCGTGCAAGGAAGACAAGTTAGAACAGAGTGAACATTGCATCCACCAAAATTCTTTTACCTCGCCCCGCTTGGGCCTTAGCTTCTTCCAGCACCACTCTTGATCATTTTGATTTTTGATTAGTGTAAAACACAGAGAGAAATGCACCTTGCATGCGAAAATTTCGCTTGCATGAACTATTGTATCAAAATTTGGGTTCATGCGTTTAAAATTGTACCCACGTTTCAAATTCAACAGAAGACAAAAAGTGACTAGGGTTCAGGTATTGTCAATTCACATTCTGCCACTGATGTGGTCCAGCTTAGGCTGTACCAATGTTGGTGTTCTATGTATGCAAATGAAATTAGCAAGGAAATGCTTACAAATTAATTTGGCCACCTTTTGCTATTTTCTTTAAGAGTTCGtaacccacccccaccccttaAATCACTTCAGTTAGTTGGTATTATTTGAAGCCCAGACCAGAATAACTTATGTTCTGCTGAAAAAATGATCAGActttttagctttctggaataatACATGTCAATCCCCTAAATGCTAGGCGCCATAGTTGGCGAACCtgtaaatatatatttatttatttttgataaCGGGAGCACTGATAAACATCTACCCGCTATGTTGGCTGAATTTTCTCCTAAATCACACTCTTCTTTCTGGTGTTAACAGTTATAAGGTTGGAATTTTCTCCTGATTTGtcatataaaacatgtatatctTGTAGGCTTGTAGCAAACAAATTGAGATCGTGATCCAgagtaataaaaaaaattcaacagCTATAAAAGAAGGAAATGCAGCAGTAAGCCTCAGCTAAACTTTCTTACCTTGAATGCATTTGAGAAATCTTCTGCCAATCTTCATCAACTTCACCATTTGACTTAACAGAATCTTCCAAAAGCTTCGACCTTTTAGCAGAATTAACTTCAGGAAAGAAAATTAAAGAAACATCAAACAGTGAATACGTTAATCCCAAAAGATGTGTTGTCTTTGAGCTAGGGGGAAAATTGATGGTCAGTAGGCTCTTAAACGTGAAAAATGTGCAAACGTCAGGGACTTGGTTTTTCAATTTGGCAACATTACTAAACATGGTGGCTTGTCAAAGAATTTCCAGGAATTCTTATTCAGTTAATCGCAGAGGACAGGGGCTTATACTACTTTTGTTCTTGAAAATATAGCAAACTTCTGACCCCTTAAAACATAATCTATTTTGTGCTTTTAAGCAAGTCCCTAAGTCCTTTCAAGTAGTCAATTAGTCAATACCTTGAGTTTGAGGATCAGATTTTGATAAATATCATCTTGCTGCATCCTACTTTTTAAGTTTTAGCAATATTTTACTACTACCTTTTTTGAGACTAACAATATTTTACTACTCCTATTGGattatttcaataagtaaattCAGATTTTCAAAAACTCAGAATAAAGAACATTAACCACCCCAAATTTGTGTATAGATGCAGCTCTTCGAGTGTCTGCAAAATCAAAGCTACATGTCATACCGTCCGCTGATTGAGTAATTGATGGATTCTTCTGCAGTAGTACCTGCCAAATGGCAAAATGTTTTTTGAATAAGAGGTTAAATAAGCTAAGAGGAACTGTATTTACCTCAACACAAGACAACATTCCCTTCATCCTACTTCACGAGGCATACATTAACTATACACAGCGATCAAGAAATCAGTTGACTTTATTTGACCTATAAGTATTAAAATTATattacaagaaaacaattttaaaaTTTGTAGATATTTGGCAGGAGAATATTGCTAACGGGTCATAGTTTAACTATTTATCGAGGTGCTTATAATATGCCTAATCATTGAAGTGTTTCGGATATATTGGCACATCAAAGTGGCAGCTCCATCACATAATGGGACCATGGATGGAGCAGCAACAATTAGGTTTCCAGCAAAAACAAAAGGATACTAATATTTTGTTCCCAAAGGAAAATTGACCATGAAGAAACTGTTCTCACTTTACCTCTTGCAATTCCAGTATAGAATTCAAGGTTTTTGTGGAAGATGCAAGTAGATCTGTATATGCATCTTTAACTGTGTCCTCCGAATCACAAAAGGAAGACCTAATTGGTTCCTGCAGGCAGTCAACATGCATTCAAGTTCAACTTGTCAATATCATGACTCTAATGCTAGTGATGAAACAAAATGGTAAACCCAGTTAACCTGCGGAAGTCTATTGGAGTTCGAGAAAGCCTTTTGCAGCAAGAATCTTAGCTCAAGTGTCTTGTCCCAGAGAGCCTTTGTGAAATTAAAAGAGGGAAAAAGGGAATAAATTAACAAAATCATTTTGATAATTAAGTAAAGACGAGCTTGGACAATGCACGTAGTAGATATTAAGTCATTAATCATATATTATACTAGGTTGAATTACTAGTCAATCACTAATCATATTACTTGAACAGAATAATCATGTAAATGATATTAGCACTAAAGCTAAATACTCAGCCATAGGCAAGCCAAGAAGCAAAAGAAGTGTAGTTTATATGCAACTCAATTACATAGTATCTATTAAAGATACAACATAGATATCATGCAAAACATAGAGGGAAACAAATCACTTCCAATCACAGGGTAGGCATTTATGTTCCCTGTAACCAGGACTTCTTTTAATTGAAGCAATAGGAAGTGtgtataccaaaaaaaaaaaaaaaaaacacgatcATAAGAAGGCAAAACTAAAGAGTATTGTCTGTACCATCTGGTACACTATACCTTCTGGTTTTTAACTGCTTGGCCTTTGAGAATATCCTCATCCTTATGTCGCGTCAGATTCTTCAAAAGATCTCTGTGCAcataatgaccaccaaaatcaaatACCACATCTTAGATAGCAAGTACTTCCTACTTGTTTTATTGCTGACATTATTTATCTTTTAGTCTTACTATATGATCATCAAGACTTGAACCAAACTGAATAAGGGAAACTGGGCTGAAGCTTGATAGAAATATGATGCAAGTTACTTAATAGTAGAAAGACACATTAAACTGTGGAGAAGCTTTGATATAATTATGATGAAAGTTCTTTTGGCGCTAGCTAGATGAATCTTGATGTATTAAATACATTATTATACAAGTTATCTTAGAAATCGTGACACAAATCATTCTTTAGCTCAGAAACCTTTGTGTCTCAAATGAGATTAAAGAGAAAATATGTACTTATTAGGTGATAAGttcaaaataaaaacaaaacaaaaaaaaaaaaaaagttcaaaataAAAACATTAATTCTAAAAAATGCAAACATGAAATGAAATGCTTCTTTTACTAACATATCATCTAACTAAGCTATGTTGTAGAGAGAGTAACTTACTGTTCCTTGTGCCTAAGTTCCATAATTTCTTTCTCAAGTTCTTCCATTTCAGCAATTTTATGGGCCTCCATCAGTTTCTCTCgctcttcttctccttcttcttcttcttctccttgatCTCCTTCCTCatcttcgtcttcttcttcttgatctccttcctcatcttcctcttcctcttgtTCTCCACTTTCATCTTCATTGTCGAAATGGTcaacatcatcgtcatcatcattgtcaCTAGAGTCATTGTTGTCGTTGCTGTCGTCATCAAAGTTCTCAGCCTAATCatataaaaaaaacatatttcatatGTAAACTGTATAAGCAAAAAGCTAAAGTAGACAAGTACATAAAAGTGATTAGAAGTGAGAAAACTAACATCATCTGACATCTCATTCAATATTTCATCATTCTCAAATTCAGAGTTGCTTTCACTCTCCACTACTTCCCTCGATCTTTTCGTAGACTTGCCCATTTTCCTGCCTCCTAAATCTGAAGAAACAAAAAAGAATGCATCAGTTAGCAATAGGGTTATTAAAGGTGCAACAGGACAGAAAGACAAAGCCCATTTCTTTTGAAAAGCAATATCTAAAAGGTGGAGCTGGAAATAGCCTTGACGAGAGACGCACTCTATGGCTATATGCGCTTAACTTTCATAGGGATAGCACTTCCATAAGTGGGATGCTCGCCTTATGCAGAGCATCTCATAAGATAGCTGAATGCACACTTTATACCTTGCACTGTCCACCCTTTATGCCCCAAACCTTTTATTCCTTGGGGTGTTCGCCTTATGCGGTATGTCATAATATTTTGCTTTCCTCGTATTAATATGCATCTCCATATACAGTCCACTCTCTACTACTTTAGACACATTATCAAACACATCGTCTACGATACAATGGCTGAACTCCACAAGAACAAAATAACTTGGACATTAAGGATATCTGAAGTTAAATTAGTAGTTCTAAAATTCTGAGCCATGATCACAGGAAAACAAATACTCAGAATCAGCATTAACTAaactagaaaagaaaagaaaaaaacaagtaTACATGTGTTGCAGTAAAAGCTTTTTTTAAGCATTAaagcaacaagttactaatttaGAATTCAAATTCAATGGAGAAGTCACATTAGGGTTTTATTTCG
The sequence above is a segment of the Lycium barbarum isolate Lr01 chromosome 6, ASM1917538v2, whole genome shotgun sequence genome. Coding sequences within it:
- the LOC132645778 gene encoding uncharacterized protein LOC132645778, encoding MGKSTKRSREVVESESNSEFENDEILNEMSDDAENFDDDSNDNNDSSDNDDDDDVDHFDNEDESGEQEEEEDEEGDQEEEDEDEEGDQGEEEEEGEEEREKLMEAHKIAEMEELEKEIMELRHKEQDLLKNLTRHKDEDILKGQAVKNQKALWDKTLELRFLLQKAFSNSNRLPQEPIRSSFCDSEDTVKDAYTDLLASSTKTLNSILELQEVLLQKNPSITQSADVNSAKRSKLLEDSVKSNGEVDEDWQKISQMHSRMAAFRDKSIDKWQRKTQVTSGAAAIKGKLQAFNQDISQQVAGYMRDPSKMIKGMQQSRSAVALFGTVPDASGNGEGTNMDGDPELLDDSEFYQHLLKEFFEAIDPASSETAFYALKRLQTKKRKIVDRRASKSRKIRYNIHEKIVNFMAPHQPVNLPPMASKLFENLFSGGSTPRPLVGSQN